The Pseudoliparis swirei isolate HS2019 ecotype Mariana Trench chromosome 1, NWPU_hadal_v1, whole genome shotgun sequence genome has a window encoding:
- the rbm48 gene encoding RNA-binding protein 48, which produces MAAHVNNRSDCWAVPDVYKHHEQHKICISRPKYRDGRKDKAVKVYTINLESCYVMVQGVPAIGVMTELIQRCALYGVVEEYRPLDEYPAEEFTEVYLVKFQKLTSARAAKRHMDEKSFYGGVLHVCYVPEYETVEDTRLKLQDRRRYVIRTAQNKARERKREEAVNKETTSSNTATTSETVIPRHDKTSYNDNTDKTSKISHHLDFPLLPLPPREYHNYWHKNQHGTVPTEDKMGTLHNAVIDTKQQQGHSSSSSQTSSDRDTEHRLTPSQSSGVARFVPRTTHLENRKRKMEDAAEHSATDVTRNNEPLIGPKLPEPPKLNMEEESVNTTVSLIRNTMKKVESVPGLKPVQKKVKPRRRI; this is translated from the exons ATGGCGGCACATGTCAACAACAGATCAGACTGCTGGGCCGTCCCTGATGTTTATAAACACCACGAACAGCATAAGATATGCATTTCTCGACCTAAATATAGAGATGGAAGAAAAGATAAAGCTGTTAAG GTGTACACCATCAATTTGGAGTCGTGTTACGTGATGGTCCAAGGGGTCCCGGCCATTGGGGTGATGACAGAGCTGATCCAACGCTGTGCCCTGTACGGAGTTGTGGAGGAGTACAGGCCCCTGGACGAGTACCCTGCGGAGGAATTCACAGAGGTCTACCTGGTCAAGTTCCAGAAACTCACCAGCGCCAG AGCAGCCAAACGACACATGGATGAGAAGAGTTTCTACGGTGGTGTGCTGCATGTGTGCTACGTCCCAGAATATGAGACCGTGGAAGACACTCGACTAAAGCTTCAAGACAGGAGGAGATATGTTATCAGGACTGCTCAGAATAAAG CAAGAGAAAGGAAACGGGAGGAGGCCGTAAACAAGGAGACCACGTCGTCGAACACAGCAACCACATCAGAGACGGTCATCCCCAGACATGATAAAACCTCTTACAATGATAATACAGACAAGACTTCAAAAATCAGCCACCATTTAGACTTTCCTCTACTGCCATTACCTCCCCGGGAATATCATAACTACTGGCATAAAAATCAACATGGGACTGTACCAACAGAGGACAAAATGGGGACATTACATAATGCCGTCATTGACACTAAACAGCAACAAGGacacagctccagctccagccaaACCTcttcagacagagacacagaacacagactgACCCCAAGTCAGTCTTCTGGGGTAGCCAGATTTGTCCCCAGAACCACACACTTGGAGAACAGAAAACGCAAAATGGAAGACGCAGCGGAGCACTCAGCGACTGATGTTACGAGAAACAATGAGCCACTCATTGGGCCAAAGCTACCAGAACCTCCCAAACTGAACATGGAGGAAGAGTCCGTAAACACAACTGTAAGCCTGATCCGGAACACGATGAAAAAG GTGGAATCCGTTCCTGGCCTCAAACCAGTACAGAAAAAAGTGAAACCACGTCGTCGGATTTGA